The sequence GCCCCGGTCGAGCGCGGTCAACAGCGTCTCGCGCTGTTCGGGCGTCAGGTCGTAGCTCCCGTCGGTGCCGACCGCCGACAGCGAGTGAAGTCGCCGGAGTTCGAGTCCGACCTCGCTGTCCACGCACTCGGCCTGAAACGACCGCACGCCGTCGTGGTCGGTGAATCGGAGTTCGAAGTGCCACGCGTCGTCCCGCCCGCTGGCTTCCAGTACGGTGGCGTCGGCGGTCCGGAGGACGCCCCCGAGGTCGGTCGTCGCGTCGGTCCACTCCACTCGGTAGAGACTCCGGTCGTCAACCCCTTCGACCCGCTCTAACACCGCGACGCCGGACTGCTCGCGGACCGTCTCGGCGAACGCGTCCAACTCCGGCCCGCGCGCCCAGAAGAACGGTACCACCTCCTCGCGGGTCGGCACGACTTTCTCCAACTCGACGCGCACGTCGGGATGGGCGGCGAGCGCGCCGCCCAGCACGAACTCGTCGGCTGGCGTCGTGAACTCCGCGATGATACTCATCTCCTCT is a genomic window of Halorussus salinus containing:
- a CDS encoding helix-turn-helix domain-containing protein, whose translation is MSIIAEFTTPADEFVLGGALAAHPDVRVELEKVVPTREEVVPFFWARGPELDAFAETVREQSGVAVLERVEGVDDRSLYRVEWTDATTDLGGVLRTADATVLEASGRDDAWHFELRFTDHDGVRSFQAECVDSEVGLELRRLHSLSAVGTDGSYDLTPEQRETLLTALDRGYFEEPRDITLEELADELGLSPTAVSGRMRRAEAKLIARTLVTET